In one window of Ostrinia nubilalis chromosome 21, ilOstNubi1.1, whole genome shotgun sequence DNA:
- the LOC135082241 gene encoding small ribosomal subunit protein uS15m: MLRSITSSIIQCRGIKHQVKIKWVRPDYVPSYKPEKSGDLEAISAFPPDTLGRDYALSEEIKDAPEAVKKIFSIAHLGQKEYNVLVKKDLMERVKRHQYDDYTSESRIARITGHIRCLQLTMERYPKNVKAKQTCQELIDRRKKLLKFLRQYDYKKFEWILEKLNIEFKGHPMTYNKLSRKESLKKLTEMHCDDVRNKKLADYRNLLESQQGPFLKEKLAALKFIKSEQTELQLPVTVTDQDIKKVEKQLEEWKIKDDIKQQAKSKRRSVLLDD, translated from the exons ATGTTGCGGAGTATTACCTCTTCCATTATTCAATGTCGTGGAATTAAGCATCAAGTTAAAATCAAGTGGGTTCGCCCAGATTACGTGCCGTCCTATAAACCTGAAAAATCTGGTGATTTAGAGGCTATCTCTGCATTTCCTCCTGACACATTAGGCAGGGACTATGCTTTAAGTGAGGAAATTAAAGA TGCGCCCGAAGCTGTTAAAAAGATATTTTCCATCGCCCACCTTGGTCAAAAAGAATACAATGTTTTGGTAAAAAAGGATCTAATGGAAAGGGTTAAAAGGCACCAATATGACGATTATACGTCGGAATCGCGAA TTGCCAGAATCACTGGACACATTAGGTGTTTGCAACTAACAATGGAGAGATATCCCAAAAATGTAAAAGCTAAG CAAACTTGCCAAGAGTTGATTGATAGGAGAAAGAAACTGTTGAAATTCTTGAGGCAGTATGATTACAAGAAATTTGAATGGATTTTGGAGAAACTAAACATTGAATTTAAAGGCCATCCGAT gaCTTACAATAAGCTGTCCCGCAAAGAGTCTCTCAAGAAACTGACTGAAATGCACTGCGATGATGTTCGCAACAAAAAACTAGCAGACTACAGGAACCTGTTAGAAAGCCAACAAGGGCCATTCTTGAAAGAAAAGCTTGCGGCTTTGAAATTCATCAAAAGCGAACAGACAGAACTCCAATTGCCGGTAACGGTGACAGATCAAGACATTAAGAAAGTAGAAAAACAGCTAGAAGAATGGAAAATTAAGGACGACATCAAACAGCAGGCCAAGAGTAAGAGGAGAAGTGTATTGTTAGACGATTGA
- the LOC135082237 gene encoding SH3 domain-containing protein Dlish: protein MAFLCPVRIRRGKKKKSSSGDSDKELSRPGSGLSPGMGRITGSASIETLVRVGIEKEHGLSPDSKMVVLHDFAPCVDDELEVKRGQIVNVLYRENDWVYVIVAESRREGFIPHSYCAPCEHHDLKKKLPRSRSPTDMTHRDVSQLSVSDGATNDGHSELGSEGEACPFSKDPSGRYVVLYTFTARDENDVDVERGEFVTVLNREDPDWYWIVRSDGQEGFIPSGFVYPAVVQAAQQENPPQQIHSPPSTNPNNTMMSPSTNTTQQDSDGRYHGTELVMLYDYKAQAPDDLSVKRGEWVYADLTQQTVEGWLWAHAPKSRRSGFIPTAYARAPHTTSL from the exons ATGGCATTCTTATGTCCAGTGAGAATTAGAAGGggaaagaagaagaaat CAAGCAGTGGAGACTCAGACAAAGAGTTGTCTAGGCCAGGCTCAGGGCTAAGTCCTGGCATGGGCCGCATCACAGGCTCGGCTAGTATTGAGACACTTGTGAGGGTTGGAATAGAGAAGGAGCATGGCCTCAGTCCGGACTCAAAAATGGTAGTCTTGCATGACTTTGCACCATGTGTTGATGATGAACTAGAG GTAAAACGTGGCCAAATTGTAAATGTATTGTATCGAGAAAATGACTGGGTATATGTGATAGTAGCTGAATCAAGAAGAGAAGGCTTTATTCCACACTCGTATTGTGCACCGTGCGAACACCATGACCTGAAAAAGAAACTGCCTAGGAGTAGATCTCCAACAGATATGACGCATAGAGATGTTTCACA ATTATCAGTTTCGGACGGTGCAACAAACGATGGTCATTCAGAGTTAGGAAGCGAAGGTGAAGCTTGCCCTTTCAGTAAAGACCCTTCAGGACGATATGTCGTCCTCTACACATTCACAGCAAGAGATGAAAATGATGTTGATGTGGAGAGAGGGGAATTTGTCACAG tgCTAAATAGAGAAGACCCAGACTGGTACTGGATAGTCAGAAGTGATGGGCAAGAAGGATTCATACCCTCTGGCTTTGTTTATCCTGCTGTAGTACAAG CGGCACAACAAGAAAACCCACCACAACAGATCCATTCACCGCCTTCGACGAACCCGAACAACACTATGATGTCGCCCAGCACTAACACTACGCAACAGGACAGCGACGGCCGGTACCACGGGACAGAGCTAGTCATGCTTTACGATTACAAG GCACAAGCTCCAGACGACTTATCAGTGAAGAGAGGAGAGTGGGTTTACGCAGATCTAACCCAGCAAACCGTAGAAGGATGGTTGTGGGCCCACGCACCCAAGTCGCGGCGGTCCGGGTTCATTCCGACTGCTTACGCCAGGGCGCCGCACACCACGTCACTTTGA